One window of the Eucalyptus grandis isolate ANBG69807.140 chromosome 6, ASM1654582v1, whole genome shotgun sequence genome contains the following:
- the LOC104452385 gene encoding probable LRR receptor-like serine/threonine-protein kinase At3g47570 — MRFVEFQLCHLLLGIALALCFNQVSSTTNETDKIALLAFKAGITVDPFGVLNSWNDSIGFCQWYGVTCGRRHRRVTILDLSSQGLFGSISPHIGNLSFLRKMLFLNNSLDCEIPSQVEQLRHLRSLQLDFNSLVGEIPKNMSSCSNLVTLCLQGNHLTGEIPGELGSLSKLQVFALSGNNLSGSVPSFIGNLSSLEVLHITSNKLGGSIPQVLGYLTNLKVMALRGNRLSGTIPSLLFNLSSLATFEVGGNQILGTLPTDMGLKLPALEYFSVVENQLEGPIPPSISNSTKLTRLQLAINKLSGNVPSFENLHELLTLAIFDNQLGSGKPGDLSFLCSLTNNTKLTGVMISVNKFGGVLPKCIGNLSTTFRGLGIDKNQIFGEIPEEIGNLVNLNILSMRFNYLSGGMPSNMENLQNLAILHLGRNNLQGTIPSSFGNLTKLIQLYLYENNLQGKIPSHLSNCRSLNRLDLSNNNLSGAIPPQLIGLSSLAIILDLSHNHLIGVLPIEVGNLRALTMLDISDNLLGGEIPSSLGDCTSLTELRMGGNFFHGSIPQSIRSLGGIEEMDLSRNNLSGQIPEFLTIFHSLKVLNLSYNKFQGMLPCEGVFKNAIGTSIIGNNELCGGLPEFHLPSCISKGSKRRKINIMILSVSVIFGVLGTSLFLALICLFWLKKKADKPVSSSIDNSCLNLSYGTLLKATDGFSSMSLIGVGSFGSVYRGILEGDGTIVAVKVLHLMHRGALKSFTVECEALKNIRHRNLLKILTVCSSTDYQGNDFKALVYQFMDNGNLEQWLHPNATSSHGNELPKKLNFIWRINIAIDVASALDYLHHRCHIPIVHCDLKPSNVLLDTHRVAHVGDFGLAKFLLGSSPDIVANQMSSMGLRGTIGYAPPEYAMGCEVSREGDVYSYGILLLEMFTGLSPTENRFEDNLTLRSFVTTALPERALEITDHILLLERESHFDPNSRQHWLSESNDIFQECLVTVFNIGVACSNEVPRRRMSIGGVANQLQKTREKLFALGFHEQDELPQDLRLFRRGCRHQLGETVDQATVRIVTDAGDGNPVFVLSSVLYTSCCRAFDPSKRGIYVDFQCVRGRGLPFGHGFLTEDEPVLVFPDAPQES, encoded by the exons ATGAGGTTTGTAGAGTTTCAATTATGCCACTTGCTTCTTGGTATTGCTCTTGCATTGTGCTTTAACCAAGTCTCATCCACCACCAATGAAACAGACAAAATCGCATTGCTCGCATTTAAGGCCGGCATAACCGTAGATCCTTTCGGCGTGCTTAACTCATGGAATGATAGCATTGGGTTTTGCCAGTGGTATGGCGTTACGTGTGGCCGGAGGCACCGAAGGGTCACAATTCTAGACCTGTCATCACAAGGACTCTTCGGATCAATCTCTCCTCATATTGGGAATCTCAGCTTCCTAAGGAAAATGTTGTTTCTCAACAATAGTCTCGATTGTGAAATCCCTTCGCAAGTCGAGCAGCTACGCCATCTTCGTAGCTTACAACTAGACTTCAATTCATTGGTCGGTGAAATTCCCAAAAACATGTCGAGTTGCTCTAACCTTGTCACCCTCTGTCTTCAAGGCAACCACCTAACAGGAGAGATTCCTGGAGAGCTTGGTTCACTATCAAAGCTACAGGTGTTCGCTTTGTCCGGTAATAATTTGAGTGGGAGTGTGCCTTCCTTTATTGGAAACTTATCTTCATTGGAGGTCCTTCATATAACCTCTAATAAATTGGGTGGGAGCATTCCCCAAGTTCTAGGCTATCTGACGAACTTGAAAGTCATGGCCCTAAGAGGAAACAGATTGTCAGGTACAATTCCATCTTTATTATTCAATCTCTCTTCACTAGCTACATTTGAAGTTGGAGGGAACCAGATACTAGGGACTCTTCCTACGGATATGGGTCTCAAGCTCCCAGCTCTTGAATATTTTAGTGTCGTTGAGAACCAACTTGAGGGACCAATTCCCCCGTCGATATCAAATTCCACAAAACTAACAAGGCTTCAACTTGCAATTAATAAATTATCTGGGAATGTACCTTCATTTGAAAATCTGCATGAGCTTCTTACACTTGCAATCTTTGATAATCAGCTTGGAAGTGGAAAACCTGGAGACTTAAGCTTCCTTTGCTCGTTGACCAACAACACCAAATTAACGGGTGTGATGATTTCGGTAAACAAGTTTGGTGGGGTGTTACCAAAATGCATAGGTAATTTATCTACTACTTTCAGGGGACTTGGAAtagataagaatcaaatatTTGGTGAGATTCCAGAAGAAATCGGGAATCTTGTCAATTTGAATATATTGTCCATGCGTTTCAACTATCTTTCAGGTGGTATGCCCTCAAATATGGAGAATCTACAAAATCTAGCAATACTACATTTAGGTAGAAACAACTTGCAAGGGACCATCCCATCTTCTTTTGGAAATCTAACCAAGTTGATTCAACTATATCTTTATGAGAACAACTTGCAAGGGAAAATTCCTTCCCATCTATCAAACTGTCGATCTCTTAATCGTCTTGATTTGTCTAATAACAATCTCAGTGGTGCCATACCCCCACAGCTTATAGGTCTCTCATCATTAGCGATCATTTTGGACTTGTCTCATAACCATCTGATTGGGGTTCTACCCATAGAAGTCGGCAACTTGAGAGCTTTGACTATGTTGGACATCTCGGACAATTTGTTGGGAGGTGAAATCCCTAGTAGTTTAGGTGATTGCACTTCATTGACAGAATTGAGGATGGGGGGCAACTTCTTCCATGGGTCCATTCCTCAATCAATAAGATCATTAGGAGGCATTGAAGAGATGGATCTTTCACGTAACAATTTGTCGGGTCAGATTCCAGAATTCTTAACAATATTTCATTCCTTGAAAGTCTTGAATTTGTCGTATAATAAATTTCAAGGCATGCTACCATGCGAAGGAGTCTTTAAGAATGCGATTGGTACTTCCATTATTGGGAACAATGAGCTCTGTGGCGGACTGCCAGAATTTCACCTCCCTAGCTGCATCTCTAAAGGCtccaagagaagaaagataaataTAATGATATTGTCCGTTTCCGTTATTTTTGGAGTTCTTGGaacatctctttttcttgctcttATATGTCTCttttggttgaagaagaaagcaGATAAACCCGTTTCAAGTTCGATAGACAATTCATGTTTGAACTTAAGTTATGGAACACTCCTAAAAGCAACTGATGGATTTTCTTCAATGAGTTTGATCGGTGTTGGAAGCTTTGGTTCTGTATATAGGGGGATACTCGAGGGCGATGGAACTATTGTTGCCGTGAAGGTGCTTCATTTAATGCATCGCGGTGCTCTAAAAAGCTTCACAGTCGAGTGTGAGGCATTAAAGAATATCAGACATcgaaatcttttgaagataCTAACAGTTTGCTCGAGTACTGattatcaaggaaatgattttaAGGCCTTAGTCTATCAATTCATGGACAATGGAAACCTAGAACAGTGGCTACATCCAAATGCAACCTCATCTCATGGCAATGAGCTTCCGAAAAAGTTGAATTTCATTTGGAGGATAAATATTGCTATTGATGTTGCTTCTGCACTAGATTATCTTCATCACAGGTGCCACATCCCCATCGTTCATTGTGATTTAAAGCCGAGCAATGTCCTCTTAGATACTCACAGGGTCGCACATGTGGGCGACTTTGGATTGGCGAAATTTCTTCTTGGATCATCTCCTGATATTGTAGCTAATCAAATGAGCTCAATGGGTCTTAGAGGGACAATTGGTTATGCTCCACCAG AATATGCAATGGGATGTGAGGTCTCAAGAGAAGGAGATGTCTACAGTTACGGTATCCTCTTACTAGAGATGTTCACAGGATTGAGTCCCACCGAAAATAGATTCGAGGACAATTTGACTCTTCGTAGTTTTGTCACAACAGCTTTGCCTGAACGAGCCTTGGAAATTACAGATCACATTCTACTTCTAGAAAGAGAGAGTCATTTCGATCCCAATAGTCGTCAGCATTGGCTTTCCGAAAGCAATGACATATTTCAAGAGTGTTTGGTTACAGTATTTAATATCGGAGTGGCTTGTTCCAATGAAGTGCCTAGAAGACGGATGAGCATCGGTGGTGTTGCAAATCAACTGCAAAAGACTAGGGAAAAGCTCTTCGCATTGGGTTTCCATGAACAGGATGAACTACCACAG GACCTCCGCTTGTTCCGCCGAGGATGCCGCCACCAGCTTGGAGAAACTGTTGACCAGGCGACCGTGAGAATCGTGACAGATGCAGGCGATGGCAACCCTGTGTTCGTCCTCTCCTCTGTTCTCTACACAAGCTGTTGCCGCGCCTTCGATCCTAGCAAAAGGGGCATCTATGTTGATTTTCAGTGTGTCCGAGGTCGAGGGTTGCCATTTGGGCAT GGGTTTTTGACTGAAGATGAACCGGTTTTGGTCTTTCCAGATGCACCACAAG AGAGCTAG